AACCTCCTTGTTGAGCAACGGTCATTATTTGTTGTGCCACTTCAAACGATTTGTTACCACTTTTTAAAGAATAAGTATCGGCATCAAAACCAAGAATCATATAGCTATAATAGGCTAAAACGGATACTAAATTAGAATCAAAATTAGAGGGATTAAATTGTAAATTCTCATATTCAATATAACGAAAACTAAAATCTTTATCGTTATAGTTAAATACTGGAGTAGCATATGTAGAATTAAATACAGGTCTTGTAGATTGTACCTGAAGAGTCGCTGTAAATTGATTGGAATCGTAACTATTAATTATAACTACCATGGAGCAATTTATCTTTTCATTTGCTTTATACTCCTCTCCTGTCCAATCTGTTTTATTTACAAAATCACTTATGGAATTTTTTAAATTTTTAAAAATCTGATTATTAGCTGTTGTAATTTGATCTGAATTGATTTGAACCGTACAATTTAATTGTTGGGCTTCCACTACTCCTATAAATAACAAAAAAAGAATACTAACTATTTTTTTCATAATTTGAAATTACTTTATTCATGATATCATTTGCAACCAATTCTTTCGATTTTAAATCCATTGGCTCAATATTAAAATCCTTGTCGATAAAAGTTATTTTATTGGTTGATTTTCCAAAACCAGCCCCTTCATCTTGAAGCGAATTTAAAACAATCAAATCTAAGTTTTTTTTCTGAATTTTCGACTTAGCGTTATCAATTTCATTTTCAGTTTCTAATGCAAAGCCAATCAAAAATTGTTTTGTTTTAATTTTCCCCAATGAAGCTAATATATCCTGTGTCTTTTCAAGTTCAATAGATAAATCGGCATCTGCTTTTTTTATCTTTTGCTCTGCTACAAATTTGGGTCTATAATCTGCAACAGCTGCTGCACAAATAACGACA
The window above is part of the Flavobacterium sp. N1994 genome. Proteins encoded here:
- a CDS encoding DUF4835 family protein; translated protein: MKKIVSILFLLFIGVVEAQQLNCTVQINSDQITTANNQIFKNLKNSISDFVNKTDWTGEEYKANEKINCSMVVIINSYDSNQFTATLQVQSTRPVFNSTYATPVFNYNDKDFSFRYIEYENLQFNPSNFDSNLVSVLAYYSYMILGFDADTYSLKSGNKSFEVAQQIMTVAQQGGYKGWSQGDGNQNRYYLVNDVLSGTYDAYREALYQYHREGLDTMTSDLKASKDKVISSIATLSKLYAIRPNAFLTRVFFDAKVDEIVSILSGGPKVSLSETIDTLNKLSPLNTSKWSAIKL